One genomic region from Bacillus aquiflavi encodes:
- a CDS encoding TrkH family potassium uptake protein — protein MKKAREKKFTQLTPARAIVGYYLVAVSVSVLLLSLPAAHKEGVKVSFLDTLFTAVSAVSVTGLTVVDLSETYSTLGIFILIFVLQLGAFGVMSLGTFLWLLFGKKIGLKSRKLIMVDQNQGNLSGLVYLIKEILKIVIGIELTGAAVLGVYFLNYFDTWTEAFYHGLFAAVSATTNAGFDITGASLIPFADDYFVQFIVIILITLGAIGFPVLVEVKAFLSRKKTNMRFRFSLFTKVTTVTFASLLIFGIIMIFVLEFQHFFSDVSWHKAFFYSFFQSASSRSAGLATLDISEFSSSTLLVMGSLMFIGASPSSVGGGIRTTTFAIVILFLFHFARGNRSIKIFKREIHDVDISKALAVMILAVFMCFAAIVILSITEKGHSLLEIVFEVCSAFGTVGYSMGITPDLSTIGKFIIMSLMFIGRIGLLSFLFMIGGTEKKTNYHYPKERIIIG, from the coding sequence TTGAAAAAGGCGCGTGAAAAAAAATTTACTCAACTAACACCAGCTCGAGCAATTGTTGGCTATTACTTAGTTGCGGTTAGTGTATCGGTTTTATTGCTCAGTTTACCAGCTGCTCATAAAGAAGGTGTGAAAGTATCATTTTTAGATACTTTATTCACCGCAGTAAGTGCTGTTAGTGTTACTGGCTTAACCGTTGTTGATTTATCAGAAACTTACAGTACATTAGGCATTTTTATATTAATTTTTGTGCTTCAGCTCGGTGCATTCGGTGTCATGTCGTTAGGGACTTTTTTATGGCTTTTATTCGGGAAGAAAATAGGTTTGAAAAGCCGTAAATTGATTATGGTTGATCAAAATCAAGGAAATCTGTCAGGGCTTGTCTATTTGATTAAAGAAATATTAAAAATAGTCATTGGGATCGAGCTGACAGGGGCGGCTGTTTTGGGTGTTTATTTTTTAAATTATTTTGATACATGGACTGAGGCGTTTTATCACGGTTTATTTGCTGCTGTTAGTGCAACAACAAATGCAGGCTTTGATATTACTGGTGCTTCATTAATACCATTTGCTGATGATTACTTTGTTCAGTTTATTGTCATTATTTTAATCACACTGGGGGCAATTGGATTTCCAGTATTAGTTGAAGTAAAAGCGTTTTTAAGTCGAAAAAAAACGAATATGCGATTTCGCTTCTCATTATTTACGAAGGTAACGACAGTCACATTTGCTAGCCTGCTTATTTTCGGTATCATCATGATTTTTGTTTTAGAGTTCCAACATTTTTTTAGTGATGTTTCGTGGCATAAAGCTTTTTTTTATTCATTTTTTCAGTCAGCATCAAGTAGAAGTGCTGGACTAGCAACGTTGGATATAAGCGAGTTTTCTTCATCGACTTTATTAGTAATGGGCAGCCTCATGTTTATCGGGGCTTCTCCAAGTTCTGTCGGGGGAGGGATTCGGACAACTACTTTTGCCATTGTCATTTTATTTTTATTTCATTTCGCTCGAGGAAATCGTTCCATTAAAATTTTTAAAAGAGAGATTCACGATGTCGATATTTCAAAGGCGTTAGCTGTTATGATATTAGCTGTTTTTATGTGTTTTGCCGCCATTGTCATCTTATCTATCACTGAAAAAGGTCATTCTCTTCTTGAGATTGTATTTGAAGTATGCTCTGCTTTCGGTACAGTTGGTTACTCAATGGGGATTACACCGGATTTATCGACTATCGGCAAGTTTATTATTATGTCGTTAATGTTTATTGGAAGAATTGGACTTCTTTCGTTTTTATTTATGATTGGTGGAACGGAAAAGAAGACGAATTATCATTATCCGAAGGAAAGAATTATTATCGGTTAA
- a CDS encoding DUF3905 domain-containing protein — protein sequence MKKQKQKNPLSVNETLPHQINAPSFKDTGIKMEAPYKNSFGVTIGDSKYASENSPLENWNDEVDPSVMAGDEWVHPTNDIGWNSAENRELLEQKRRPKGSPFMHPTKDVSYGKD from the coding sequence ATGAAAAAACAAAAACAAAAAAACCCTCTTTCTGTAAATGAAACGTTACCGCACCAAATAAATGCACCGAGCTTCAAAGATACTGGAATAAAAATGGAAGCCCCTTACAAAAATTCATTTGGGGTTACAATAGGCGATAGTAAATATGCGTCAGAAAATTCTCCACTTGAAAACTGGAATGACGAAGTGGATCCGTCGGTTATGGCAGGAGATGAATGGGTGCATCCTACAAATGATATAGGATGGAACTCGGCAGAAAACAGAGAGCTGCTAGAACAAAAAAGACGACCTAAAGGGAGCCCTTTTATGCATCCCACAAAAGACGTCAGTTATGGGAAAGATTAG
- a CDS encoding copper amine oxidase N-terminal domain-containing protein yields the protein MKKWSFILSAFLLIGFIIPGTNDVMADDDGDDEYEEYNEYEMDDDDDEHEDDGHNDHEYRENNSNQPTHFWNLWSRDVTVQKGTLPFTEPTLSIFKNAEGVEKELFVIPNEGELLVPAKEIAELLGSQTTFYRNSKIVLMEKDNYELIVKAGTNAAYENKLKTPMPAKAMFYEQSVYVPISVVTNALGYRAEWDDQGKSFLISKLTY from the coding sequence GTGAAAAAATGGTCGTTTATATTGAGTGCTTTTCTGCTCATCGGTTTCATTATACCGGGAACGAATGATGTTATGGCAGATGATGATGGGGATGACGAATACGAAGAGTACAATGAGTACGAGATGGATGACGATGATGACGAACATGAAGATGATGGACATAATGATCATGAATACAGAGAAAATAATAGTAATCAACCAACACATTTCTGGAATTTATGGTCAAGAGATGTAACTGTTCAAAAGGGGACATTGCCTTTTACTGAACCGACATTAAGTATTTTTAAGAACGCTGAAGGTGTAGAAAAAGAGCTTTTTGTTATTCCAAATGAAGGTGAACTTCTTGTCCCAGCGAAGGAAATAGCTGAACTGTTAGGAAGTCAAACAACATTTTATCGTAATAGTAAAATCGTATTGATGGAAAAAGACAATTATGAATTAATTGTAAAAGCTGGCACAAATGCAGCTTATGAAAATAAATTAAAAACCCCAATGCCAGCAAAAGCGATGTTTTATGAGCAATCTGTGTACGTTCCGATTAGCGTTGTTACGAATGCACTAGGATATAGGGCTGAGTGGGATGATCAAGGGAAAAGCTTTTTAATCTCAAAACTGACTTATTAA
- a CDS encoding FAD:protein FMN transferase: MDELSLEAMNTTFFVSVCCSTKQKWKTEIVNWFHYIETEWSRFLSGNELYQFNETRKGNWIKVSPSFFLCLQIAEKYRRKTKGLFNPTLSLQMEANGYNKSFPFNLAEKSPHILVPQEEEPFLFDVKNCSIYKQTDQKVDLGGIAKGYAVETAARWLEKNGNCSYGIVDGGGDMKVWSDGEKEWTIGIADPFNVEKEIAQITIKNGAIATSNRVYRSWFDGNSKKHHILNGKTGKPAETNVIQATVISEDCLSAEVGAKLCFLLPSEKLQHQFTEIFPQAGFFIVNEDGERRTLRGGVSVD; encoded by the coding sequence ATGGATGAACTTTCTCTTGAAGCAATGAATACAACTTTTTTTGTGTCGGTATGTTGTAGTACAAAGCAGAAATGGAAAACGGAAATAGTTAATTGGTTTCATTATATAGAAACAGAATGGTCAAGATTTCTTTCTGGAAATGAGCTATATCAATTTAATGAAACAAGGAAGGGAAATTGGATAAAAGTATCGCCGTCATTTTTCTTATGTTTACAAATAGCAGAAAAATATCGCCGCAAAACGAAAGGTCTTTTTAATCCAACTTTGTCACTTCAAATGGAAGCAAATGGGTATAATAAATCATTTCCGTTCAACTTAGCTGAAAAAAGTCCTCATATTTTAGTTCCTCAAGAAGAAGAACCTTTTTTGTTTGATGTAAAAAACTGTTCAATTTACAAGCAAACAGATCAAAAGGTTGATCTGGGAGGAATAGCAAAAGGCTATGCAGTAGAGACAGCTGCACGATGGCTGGAAAAGAATGGAAACTGTTCATATGGAATTGTAGATGGCGGCGGTGATATGAAAGTTTGGTCTGACGGAGAAAAGGAATGGACGATAGGGATAGCCGATCCTTTTAATGTAGAGAAGGAGATTGCGCAAATAACAATTAAAAATGGGGCGATTGCAACATCAAATCGAGTTTACCGAAGCTGGTTTGATGGCAATTCGAAGAAGCATCACATTTTAAATGGAAAAACTGGCAAACCTGCTGAAACAAACGTTATCCAAGCAACAGTTATATCAGAAGATTGTCTCAGTGCAGAGGTAGGGGCTAAATTATGTTTTTTACTTCCTTCTGAAAAGTTGCAGCATCAATTTACAGAAATTTTTCCGCAAGCTGGATTTTTCATCGTAAATGAAGACGGTGAACGGAGAACATTGAGAGGAGGTGTTTCCGTTGACTGA
- a CDS encoding ferric reductase-like transmembrane domain-containing protein — protein MTEIVELLSVWNLIRLSGFLAFFYLTMSIFFGMLSSFSWLKRKKGLFHHFHLLNGWIGFLAIIFHIVILLYDQYIQYSLSELFIPFTATHKPISSGLGTISFFLFLFILLAADFWMKSMNRTVWKALHLLVYPAWLLMFIHGILIGTDSAQTWAVVLYGSSFVVIVLLFGLKLLEISTLQKHPQMRKRLSNK, from the coding sequence TTGACTGAAATCGTTGAGTTGTTATCTGTTTGGAATTTAATCAGGTTATCTGGATTTTTAGCTTTCTTTTATTTGACGATGTCTATTTTTTTCGGAATGCTATCTTCATTTAGTTGGTTAAAAAGAAAGAAAGGATTATTTCATCATTTTCACCTTTTAAATGGATGGATTGGATTCCTCGCGATCATCTTTCATATCGTTATTTTACTGTATGATCAATATATTCAATATTCGCTCAGTGAATTGTTCATTCCTTTTACTGCTACACATAAACCGATCTCCTCTGGATTAGGGACGATTTCCTTCTTTCTTTTTCTATTTATCTTATTAGCCGCTGATTTTTGGATGAAGAGTATGAATAGAACTGTTTGGAAGGCTCTACACTTACTCGTTTACCCTGCATGGCTTTTAATGTTTATTCACGGGATATTAATCGGAACTGATTCAGCTCAAACTTGGGCAGTTGTTTTGTATGGCAGTTCTTTTGTAGTCATTGTTTTGTTGTTCGGATTGAAATTACTTGAAATATCAACGTTACAAAAACATCCGCAAATGAGGAAAAGGCTGTCTAATAAGTGA
- a CDS encoding sensor histidine kinase, whose translation MFNPVRIKLTLLYTGSFLILLLIFIVLLSYFITNSIEEQQKEELIHYFEKEEEEFIEELEEKEQEEVELKTDRAVFYYLFNTQHDLIEGKETIAGFSNKAKTLYTESSSSFFLKEAEYEGAHLLIMRQPLQDDGYLLGYVIIGTEITSQKHLIEKIVWGLMILTIVFSVLLAILSYYLAGKAMQPIQNAFNSQKKFVSDASHELRTPLSIFYSSLELLEREEKNKLSPLGQEVLADMKLEATLMNKLLEDLLLIARNDHHQFMIKTELVPLSELITSIGKRFAVKIPAHLQFITQIEENIKMMGDPIRIQQLLYILLQNAIVYTEKGSIKLLLKRTNGQILIQVIDTGTGIKKQDLQHIFDRFYRADTSRVRNGTGLGLSIAKIIVETHKGKLAVESEFGKGSTFTIIFNQ comes from the coding sequence ATGTTTAATCCAGTTAGGATCAAATTAACGTTACTATATACTGGTTCTTTTTTAATACTCCTGCTTATTTTTATCGTTCTACTATCTTATTTTATTACGAATTCTATTGAAGAACAGCAAAAAGAGGAGTTAATACATTACTTTGAAAAAGAAGAAGAAGAATTTATCGAAGAATTAGAGGAGAAGGAACAGGAAGAAGTTGAACTGAAAACAGACCGTGCTGTTTTCTATTATTTATTTAATACACAGCATGATTTAATAGAGGGGAAAGAAACAATTGCCGGTTTTTCAAACAAAGCGAAAACGTTATATACTGAGAGTTCATCGTCTTTTTTTCTAAAAGAAGCTGAATATGAAGGCGCTCATTTATTGATCATGAGACAGCCATTGCAAGATGACGGATATTTACTTGGATACGTTATTATCGGGACAGAAATTACAAGTCAAAAACATCTAATTGAAAAGATTGTCTGGGGACTTATGATATTAACAATCGTCTTTAGCGTACTATTAGCAATATTAAGCTACTATTTAGCCGGAAAAGCGATGCAACCGATCCAAAATGCGTTTAATAGTCAAAAAAAATTCGTTTCCGATGCTTCGCACGAGTTAAGGACACCGTTAAGTATTTTTTATAGCTCCCTCGAACTTCTAGAACGAGAGGAAAAAAACAAACTAAGCCCATTAGGACAAGAAGTGCTAGCAGATATGAAACTGGAAGCAACATTAATGAACAAGCTTCTTGAAGATCTGCTTTTAATTGCTCGAAATGATCATCATCAGTTTATGATTAAAACAGAGCTAGTACCATTGTCAGAATTAATCACTTCCATAGGAAAACGATTCGCGGTAAAGATCCCTGCCCATTTACAGTTTATCACTCAAATAGAAGAAAACATAAAAATGATGGGCGACCCAATAAGAATCCAACAACTTTTATACATTTTACTACAAAATGCGATCGTCTATACTGAAAAAGGCTCAATCAAATTATTATTAAAAAGAACAAATGGACAAATACTTATCCAAGTAATCGATACAGGCACGGGAATAAAAAAGCAAGATTTGCAACATATTTTTGATCGTTTTTATCGTGCAGATACGTCTCGGGTAAGAAACGGAACTGGTTTAGGTTTATCAATTGCAAAAATAATTGTTGAAACACATAAAGGAAAGCTAGCAGTAGAAAGTGAATTTGGTAAGGGATCAACCTTTACGATCATATTTAATCAGTAA
- a CDS encoding response regulator transcription factor has protein sequence MNILLAEDDERLGKILHHLLQKELNNVDWVKNGSDAYDYATYSPYDVLVLDWMMPKISGIDVCNRLRKEGFQGGILILTAKDDLGDIVTGLDSGADDYVVKPFEFEELYARIRALSRRKEKRFEQVLQLNNLSLHLDSHLVMKDGEQIDLTKKEYQLLEVLMRNKEQVLTREQLIETIWGFDADISDNALDALIKLVRKKIDRHDEESFIQTVRGVGYKMRDKNV, from the coding sequence ATGAACATTTTGTTGGCTGAGGATGATGAACGTCTCGGTAAAATTTTACATCATTTATTACAAAAAGAATTAAACAATGTCGATTGGGTGAAAAACGGAAGTGATGCATACGATTATGCAACCTACTCCCCTTACGATGTATTAGTTTTAGATTGGATGATGCCGAAAATAAGTGGGATTGACGTATGTAATCGACTTAGAAAAGAAGGGTTCCAAGGTGGAATTTTAATATTAACGGCTAAAGATGATTTAGGCGACATTGTAACGGGTTTAGATTCCGGTGCAGATGACTATGTTGTAAAACCGTTCGAATTTGAAGAATTATATGCAAGAATTAGAGCCCTTTCAAGACGGAAAGAAAAAAGATTCGAGCAAGTGCTGCAACTTAATAATCTCTCCCTTCATCTCGACTCTCATCTCGTTATGAAGGATGGCGAACAAATCGATCTAACAAAAAAAGAATATCAACTACTAGAAGTGTTAATGCGAAATAAAGAGCAAGTATTGACACGTGAGCAATTAATTGAAACAATTTGGGGGTTTGATGCGGATATTTCAGATAACGCATTAGATGCCCTTATAAAGCTAGTCCGAAAAAAAATTGATCGTCATGATGAAGAATCTTTCATTCAGACGGTAAGAGGAGTTGGCTATAAAATGAGAGATAAAAATGTTTAA
- a CDS encoding DUF523 domain-containing protein, whose translation MLVVSACLAGINCRYDGGHQLIKKINELVEQRKAIVVCPEVLGGLDTPREPAEIVGGSGEDVLDGKAKVINRLGEDVTDSFIKGAYETLKRVKEVGATAVVLKENSPSCGSNMIYNGNFSNEKVSGEGVTAALLRKEGINVLSEAEMHTLFEKE comes from the coding sequence ATGCTTGTAGTAAGTGCATGTTTAGCTGGAATCAACTGTCGTTATGACGGCGGCCATCAATTAATAAAAAAAATCAATGAACTTGTTGAACAACGAAAAGCAATCGTTGTTTGTCCTGAAGTATTAGGAGGATTAGACACGCCGCGAGAACCAGCAGAGATCGTCGGGGGTTCTGGTGAAGATGTATTAGACGGAAAAGCAAAAGTAATCAATCGTCTCGGTGAGGATGTGACAGATTCATTTATTAAAGGCGCGTACGAAACGTTAAAGCGTGTTAAAGAAGTCGGAGCTACAGCGGTTGTTTTAAAAGAAAACAGTCCATCATGCGGAAGCAACATGATTTATAACGGGAACTTTTCTAATGAGAAAGTAAGTGGAGAAGGGGTAACAGCTGCTTTACTTCGAAAAGAAGGTATAAACGTTTTGTCTGAGGCAGAGATGCATACATTATTTGAAAAAGAATGA
- a CDS encoding 2-oxoacid:acceptor oxidoreductase family protein, with product MSILPQKNQLGFFEIRLESIGGLGANLAGKMLAEAGVLGLGLNGANFSSYGSEKKGTPVKSFVRFCDPDVEIRDHSPIEQPHVIGIFHETIYKTVDVISGLTSEGIVLINSERDFESVKTDLQLEYGTLAIVDALTIAVEEKTKVNTAMLGALFRICDFLNPDAMRKVIRQTFEKKYPHLVERNIRTFERGYREVRFQSLQPSAKITGHTFSRPSARLGYETQEIGGVLTAQANSILKDLSGSRQGFLPQFEQEKCIHCAACDTACPDFCFVWEEGEDKRGRKQMFLKGIDYQYCKGCLKCIEACPTNALSELREEHGYAEMNRTPHRFPYLSGGIL from the coding sequence GTGTCTATTTTACCGCAAAAAAATCAACTTGGTTTTTTTGAAATTAGGTTAGAGTCAATAGGCGGTTTAGGGGCGAATTTAGCAGGCAAAATGCTAGCTGAGGCTGGTGTTTTAGGTCTTGGGCTAAATGGAGCAAATTTTTCATCATATGGATCAGAAAAAAAAGGAACACCGGTAAAAAGCTTTGTTCGCTTTTGTGATCCTGACGTTGAAATTCGTGATCATAGTCCAATTGAACAACCACACGTAATAGGGATATTTCATGAAACTATATATAAAACAGTAGATGTAATAAGTGGATTAACATCTGAAGGGATTGTTTTAATTAATTCCGAAAGAGACTTTGAGAGTGTAAAAACAGACTTGCAGCTCGAATATGGAACATTAGCAATTGTCGATGCTCTAACGATCGCAGTTGAAGAAAAAACAAAAGTTAATACTGCAATGCTCGGAGCATTGTTCCGCATTTGTGATTTTTTAAACCCTGATGCAATGCGAAAAGTGATTAGGCAAACATTTGAGAAGAAATATCCCCACCTTGTCGAACGAAATATTAGAACGTTTGAGAGAGGCTATAGAGAAGTAAGGTTTCAGTCATTACAGCCATCTGCCAAGATAACAGGGCATACTTTTTCACGTCCATCTGCTCGTCTAGGTTATGAAACACAAGAAATAGGCGGAGTACTAACTGCGCAAGCAAACAGCATTTTAAAGGACTTAAGTGGCTCTCGTCAAGGATTTTTACCACAATTTGAGCAAGAAAAGTGTATTCATTGTGCAGCATGTGATACAGCCTGCCCGGATTTTTGCTTTGTGTGGGAAGAGGGAGAGGATAAGCGAGGACGCAAGCAAATGTTCTTAAAAGGAATCGACTATCAATATTGTAAAGGCTGTTTAAAATGTATAGAAGCTTGTCCTACAAACGCTTTAAGTGAATTACGTGAAGAACATGGCTATGCAGAAATGAACCGCACTCCCCACCGTTTTCCGTATCTGTCAGGAGGGATCTTATAA
- a CDS encoding thiamine pyrophosphate-dependent enzyme encodes MAILEEKLYNIEKIAEQIVTFESGNEMAALAAAQINYHVMGYFPITPSTEIAQYLDQMRVHGEHNIKLIPADGEHGSAGICYGAAVTGARVFNATSANGLMYMLEQLPVQAGTRFPMVMNLVTRSISGPLDIRGDHSDLYFALNTGWVILTARTPQAVYDLNIMALKIAEHSKVRLPVIVAYDGFFTSHQKRKTYYFKERKVVQQFIGECPTDYHFVREMKKPITIGAHMDGNDLLNNHYQQSEAMYRAGEVFKEVAAEYGTLSGRKYATLDLYKMADAEIAVFLLNSAAETAKDVVDRLRKKGIKAGVISPNITRPFPAEDIRQALKNVKALLIGERADSYGAHGPNMTNEIKSALQEDKENKTIVLSRVFGLGGKDFFADDAEKFFMMAIEAKEKGAAQKSFDYYGHVPGDDKEKLTQVITPQYGDVYQSGLIHVSKDEETNKLKVKIPPLRALTSKPKRLASGHGACPGCGIFSGLELFFKGIEGDVVVLFQTGCAYVVTTAYPYSSHKQTTIHNLFQNGPATLSGTLEAFLELKNRGEINIAQDATFVMVTGDGGMDIGMGSAIGTALRNHKLIMLEYDNEGYMNTGSQMSYSTPIGHMTSTTNVGPLQSGKAFHHKDTAQIMAAANIPYVFTGTEAFPQDLIKKAAKAQWYAKNVGTVYGKLLITCPLNWKSDDRYGQKIVEAAVHSNFFPLYEVEQGVTTITYDPEQKKKQVPLSEWLKYMGKTKHLLKEENKSILTEFEKEIEKRWKRLKARHENPYL; translated from the coding sequence ATGGCGATATTAGAGGAAAAATTATATAACATCGAAAAAATAGCAGAACAAATTGTAACTTTTGAATCTGGAAATGAAATGGCTGCCTTAGCAGCAGCCCAAATAAATTATCACGTTATGGGTTACTTTCCAATTACACCATCGACTGAAATTGCTCAATATTTAGACCAAATGAGAGTGCACGGAGAGCATAACATTAAATTAATTCCGGCTGATGGTGAACACGGATCGGCAGGTATTTGTTATGGTGCAGCTGTTACGGGCGCAAGAGTATTTAATGCAACAAGTGCAAATGGACTAATGTATATGCTTGAACAATTGCCTGTACAAGCGGGAACTCGTTTTCCTATGGTGATGAATTTAGTTACAAGATCAATTAGTGGTCCGCTCGATATTCGCGGCGATCATTCTGATTTATATTTTGCTTTAAATACAGGATGGGTTATTTTAACTGCAAGAACGCCGCAGGCAGTGTATGATTTGAACATTATGGCATTAAAAATAGCTGAACATTCAAAAGTAAGGTTACCAGTGATCGTTGCCTATGATGGCTTTTTTACATCACATCAGAAAAGAAAAACTTACTATTTTAAGGAGCGAAAGGTTGTCCAACAATTTATCGGAGAGTGCCCGACTGATTATCATTTTGTCCGGGAGATGAAAAAGCCGATTACAATCGGAGCACATATGGATGGAAACGATCTTCTTAATAACCATTATCAACAATCAGAGGCGATGTATAGAGCAGGCGAAGTATTTAAGGAAGTGGCTGCTGAATACGGAACTCTATCTGGACGAAAATATGCAACTTTAGATTTATATAAAATGGCTGATGCAGAGATAGCTGTATTTTTATTAAACTCTGCTGCTGAAACAGCAAAAGATGTAGTTGATCGTTTACGTAAGAAAGGGATAAAGGCAGGTGTTATTAGTCCTAATATTACTCGACCATTCCCAGCCGAAGATATTCGTCAAGCGCTAAAAAATGTGAAAGCTTTATTAATTGGAGAGAGAGCTGATTCCTATGGGGCACATGGTCCGAATATGACGAATGAAATTAAGTCGGCTTTACAAGAAGATAAAGAAAATAAGACGATCGTTTTAAGCAGAGTATTTGGTCTTGGCGGGAAAGATTTTTTTGCAGATGATGCTGAAAAATTTTTTATGATGGCAATTGAAGCAAAAGAAAAGGGAGCTGCCCAAAAGTCTTTTGATTATTATGGCCATGTACCGGGAGATGATAAAGAGAAATTAACACAAGTAATTACACCACAATATGGAGACGTGTATCAATCAGGTTTGATTCATGTATCAAAGGATGAGGAAACAAATAAATTGAAAGTGAAAATTCCTCCGTTAAGGGCGTTAACATCAAAACCAAAGCGGCTTGCTTCCGGGCATGGTGCATGTCCAGGCTGTGGTATTTTTAGCGGACTTGAACTTTTCTTTAAAGGGATTGAAGGGGATGTCGTTGTTCTTTTCCAAACAGGTTGTGCTTATGTAGTAACAACAGCTTATCCATATAGCTCTCATAAACAGACAACCATTCATAATTTATTTCAAAACGGGCCAGCCACACTTTCAGGTACACTTGAAGCATTTTTAGAGCTTAAAAACCGGGGGGAAATTAACATTGCTCAAGATGCAACTTTTGTCATGGTGACTGGTGACGGGGGAATGGACATAGGGATGGGCTCAGCAATCGGGACAGCGCTTCGAAATCATAAATTAATTATGCTTGAATATGATAACGAAGGATATATGAATACAGGCTCGCAAATGTCTTATTCAACACCAATCGGACATATGACGAGTACAACAAATGTTGGACCGTTGCAGTCAGGGAAAGCTTTTCATCATAAAGATACAGCACAGATTATGGCTGCAGCAAATATTCCGTATGTTTTTACCGGTACCGAGGCATTTCCACAAGATTTAATTAAAAAAGCAGCAAAAGCACAATGGTATGCCAAAAATGTTGGGACAGTATACGGAAAGTTGTTAATTACTTGTCCACTAAACTGGAAATCTGATGATCGTTATGGACAAAAAATTGTTGAAGCCGCTGTTCATTCAAATTTCTTTCCACTGTATGAGGTTGAGCAAGGAGTGACAACGATTACGTACGATCCCGAACAAAAAAAAAAACAAGTCCCTCTTTCTGAATGGTTAAAGTACATGGGGAAAACGAAACATTTATTGAAGGAAGAAAATAAATCAATTTTAACAGAGTTTGAAAAAGAAATTGAAAAAAGGTGGAAACGATTAAAAGCAAGACACGAAAATCCATATTTATAA